One window from the genome of Leuconostoc suionicum encodes:
- a CDS encoding IS30 family transposase encodes MSSSLSAHERSVIETMIKLNHSTREIARFLKRSPATITYELNRIKPYNAQQAHHLAQCNRHKHGRHPTLTPEISAFLNHHIGILKWSPETAAHVLGIAFKTIYNWIHHGLLKIKLSDLPDKGIRRKRQSDGRRRVFAHGRSIEKRPKAVQLRQEFGHFEVDTMQSGKTRGDVLVTITERLSRQHIMRHVSGRNSQAVTPAIIRFFKGIKNAKSITVDHGREFAKYDEIEEQLGIPMYFAHPYSPEERGSNEVLNRYVRRFIPKERKIETISQKELDQINHWINARPMKTLNWQSPRKVFQKHAVFG; translated from the coding sequence ATGTCTTCTAGTTTATCAGCTCACGAACGTTCTGTCATTGAAACAATGATCAAACTTAATCATTCAACTCGAGAAATAGCCCGTTTCTTAAAGCGTTCTCCTGCAACTATTACCTACGAGTTAAATCGAATTAAACCATACAATGCACAACAGGCTCATCATTTAGCCCAGTGTAATCGGCACAAACACGGTCGCCATCCGACCCTAACACCTGAAATATCAGCTTTTTTGAACCATCACATTGGTATCTTGAAGTGGTCACCAGAAACGGCTGCTCATGTATTGGGCATTGCTTTCAAGACCATCTACAACTGGATTCATCATGGTTTGCTTAAAATTAAGTTATCAGATTTACCTGATAAAGGTATTCGACGTAAACGTCAATCTGACGGCCGTAGACGTGTTTTTGCTCATGGCCGTTCAATTGAAAAACGACCAAAAGCTGTCCAATTAAGACAAGAATTTGGTCATTTTGAAGTTGATACGATGCAATCTGGTAAAACACGTGGCGATGTTTTAGTGACCATCACAGAACGATTGAGTCGACAACATATCATGAGACATGTCAGTGGGCGCAATAGTCAGGCAGTGACACCAGCTATTATTAGGTTTTTCAAGGGTATAAAAAATGCTAAATCAATTACAGTTGATCACGGTCGAGAGTTTGCAAAATATGATGAAATAGAAGAACAGCTAGGCATACCGATGTATTTTGCACACCCATATTCACCAGAAGAACGTGGTAGTAATGAAGTGCTAAATCGATATGTCCGTCGTTTTATCCCAAAAGAACGCAAAATTGAAACCATCAGTCAGAAAGAATTAGATCAAATTAATCATTGGATTAATGCCAGGCCAATGAAAACGCTCAACTGGCAATCACCACGAAAAGTCTTTCAGAAACATGCGGTGTTCGGATGA
- a CDS encoding 6-pyruvoyl-tetrahydropterin synthase-related protein — MKRVYRDLVAVVGIAVTTAILFNAIFFVPIRLPWDAYYHVSRIENLRQSGLAFLYPQNFTTLGQYGLATNIFYPALTLQIVQTIFFFTHSAIQAFKISMIFTTFLSGSSAYIILRYHGKLGRKIAFFCSILWLSTIGITALAPGNIAESTAYIGVPWLAYGLYACSKETKEQLKKIIAHIAVGLSIAAYSHIMTFFILALFTAVYLWQIVKLNRTPCIKKLQRL; from the coding sequence ATGAAAAGAGTATATAGAGATTTAGTAGCAGTTGTTGGTATAGCAGTCACGACTGCTATTTTGTTTAACGCGATATTCTTTGTGCCAATTCGTTTACCATGGGATGCTTATTACCATGTATCGCGCATTGAAAACTTGAGACAATCAGGATTGGCGTTCTTGTATCCACAGAATTTTACTACGTTAGGACAGTATGGCTTAGCTACGAATATTTTTTACCCAGCATTAACATTGCAAATTGTTCAAACTATTTTTTTCTTTACGCATTCGGCAATACAAGCATTCAAAATAAGTATGATTTTCACTACTTTTCTGTCAGGATCATCTGCTTATATTATTTTGCGTTATCATGGTAAATTGGGACGCAAAATAGCATTTTTTTGCAGTATTCTATGGTTGAGCACTATTGGTATTACAGCATTAGCACCAGGAAACATAGCGGAATCTACTGCATATATTGGTGTTCCTTGGCTAGCCTATGGCCTTTATGCCTGTTCAAAAGAAACAAAAGAGCAATTAAAGAAAATCATTGCACACATTGCTGTGGGGTTAAGCATTGCCGCTTACTCACATATTATGACCTTTTTTATATTAGCTTTGTTTACTGCGGTTTATTTATGGCAGATTGTAAAATTAAACCGAACACCTTGCATAAAAAAACTGCAGAGACTTTAA
- a CDS encoding DUF6020 family protein translates to MNKKVINYAFCFISYLALGIAYPSTSFETLSSRIHARFSVSAYESLLAMIIIVLLVLFQNKIKLDIFKKSYWPYWLLGSILSIFYVITMSVYQAPSDNITYIPSLMGKTNLLITLVALCGFAFIFTNFGIFLGQVISKLKVSQFYINYWYIVIGLGLIWIIQIFPLFPGMVSWDGYRQFLEFFHTHVAELDFTYYPTNHHPWFSTLVFGSLFSIGKKIAGPNFGLFLIVLVQIIVSSLVYAKVVRFIGEYWGKKAAVVTFIFYASPFVAFWQVTIEKTPLFLAFTTMFVLCYAKILVANLKTELPVILYVQLIISGILMSLFRNDGSYVVILSLFVLLIVQVIRNKRIPRQLIIGLAVFLSVYVGWNKVALPAMNVVSGSTAEVISLPMRQLSAVVINHPESLSKKDLATINKITPVKEIKNHFNVNNADDLKSLYPVDSFLRSSYEIKQLKLGHLKKEATPKIKKQTGQYLMVWFKQLLKHPKTYIVTFFAADSSFLNPVLDSNPDSRGIMYGNEYMKYNTFLQPSWYPEIHHWFSDATRKYIKWPNTVFSLPIIRTILQPAFALWAVLFSFAYCLYKKSYSALIFIPIGLLAIVPLLSPVNGMERYMLPAIYTLPLLLAVIVNVNKESKKNEKSI, encoded by the coding sequence ATGAATAAAAAAGTTATAAATTACGCGTTCTGCTTCATCAGTTATTTAGCGTTGGGTATCGCTTATCCTTCAACTAGCTTTGAGACATTATCAAGTCGGATACACGCACGTTTTTCTGTTTCGGCCTATGAAAGCTTACTAGCTATGATAATTATTGTTTTGCTGGTTTTATTTCAGAATAAAATTAAGCTAGACATATTCAAAAAATCCTATTGGCCCTATTGGCTTTTAGGGTCAATCTTATCCATTTTTTATGTGATAACCATGTCAGTGTATCAGGCTCCCTCTGATAACATTACCTATATACCAAGTCTAATGGGCAAAACAAACTTACTCATCACTTTGGTAGCTTTATGTGGTTTCGCCTTTATTTTTACTAATTTTGGTATTTTTTTAGGGCAAGTCATTAGTAAATTAAAAGTATCTCAGTTTTACATAAATTATTGGTATATCGTTATAGGGTTGGGGTTGATTTGGATCATTCAAATTTTTCCTTTATTCCCCGGTATGGTTTCTTGGGACGGTTACCGCCAGTTCCTTGAGTTCTTTCATACACACGTTGCTGAACTGGACTTTACTTATTATCCTACAAATCATCATCCATGGTTCTCAACACTGGTCTTTGGTAGCTTATTTTCAATAGGAAAAAAGATTGCTGGTCCAAACTTTGGACTCTTTTTAATTGTGTTGGTGCAAATAATTGTTTCATCATTAGTGTATGCTAAAGTCGTTCGTTTTATTGGTGAGTACTGGGGAAAGAAAGCCGCCGTGGTTACCTTTATTTTTTACGCCTCGCCATTTGTGGCTTTCTGGCAAGTTACTATAGAGAAGACACCACTTTTCTTGGCATTTACCACAATGTTTGTATTATGCTATGCTAAAATTTTAGTGGCGAATTTAAAAACTGAGTTACCAGTAATTTTATATGTGCAGCTAATTATTTCTGGCATACTAATGTCACTATTTAGAAATGACGGCAGTTATGTTGTCATTTTGTCATTATTTGTGTTGCTTATTGTACAAGTCATTCGAAACAAAAGAATACCTCGTCAGCTCATCATCGGTTTGGCGGTATTTTTGTCAGTATACGTTGGTTGGAACAAAGTTGCCTTACCAGCGATGAATGTTGTTTCAGGATCGACAGCTGAAGTTATTAGTTTACCGATGCGTCAGTTATCAGCAGTAGTTATCAACCATCCGGAATCATTGAGCAAAAAGGACTTAGCCACAATCAATAAAATTACCCCAGTTAAGGAAATTAAAAATCACTTTAATGTTAATAATGCGGATGATTTGAAATCTCTTTACCCAGTTGATTCTTTTTTACGTAGTTCTTACGAAATAAAACAGCTAAAATTAGGTCATCTTAAGAAAGAGGCCACACCTAAAATTAAAAAACAAACTGGGCAATATTTGATGGTTTGGTTTAAGCAACTATTGAAACACCCTAAGACTTACATTGTTACTTTCTTTGCGGCCGACAGTTCGTTCTTAAATCCAGTACTCGATAGTAATCCTGATTCACGAGGAATCATGTATGGTAATGAGTATATGAAATATAATACATTCTTGCAGCCAAGCTGGTATCCAGAGATCCACCATTGGTTCTCTGATGCTACGAGAAAATATATTAAGTGGCCAAACACAGTATTCTCATTACCTATTATCAGAACAATTCTTCAACCGGCATTTGCCTTGTGGGCAGTTCTTTTCAGCTTTGCCTACTGCCTTTATAAAAAAAGCTATTCAGCACTCATCTTTATTCCAATTGGCTTATTGGCAATCGTACCATTATTGTCTCCCGTAAATGGTATGGAACGTTACATGCTCCCAGCTATTTATACATTACCTTTATTATTAGCAGTAATTGTTAATGTGAATAAGGAGAGTAAAAAAAATGAAAAGAGTATATAG
- a CDS encoding glycosyltransferase family 2 protein, whose amino-acid sequence MDKLAILIPAYNESQTIVKVVNDVLKVTESIPGSVVYVYDNNSKDNTAELAASAGAVVRHEYAQGKGAVIRRMFREIDAEAYIMIDADDTYPVQAIPDMYRKVVDKKVDMVVGDRLSSTYFEENTRPFHNIGNTLVRGLINTLFKTNIKDILTGYRAFSYQFVKTFPVLSRGFEIETEMSIHATEFKMLVENQIIEYRDRPEGSESKLDTYGDGLRVLKTVVNLYRIYHPFAFFGISAGIVSLISLLLFAFRVFVPYYHTGRVDNMPTLVVTMILFSVAVTAFFAGAILNAIQSSNKRNFELNLINANEKIKKYSNE is encoded by the coding sequence ATGGATAAACTTGCTATATTAATACCGGCTTACAACGAAAGCCAAACAATTGTTAAAGTAGTAAATGACGTATTAAAAGTAACGGAGAGCATCCCAGGATCTGTTGTTTACGTTTACGATAATAATTCAAAAGATAATACAGCTGAATTAGCAGCTTCAGCCGGTGCAGTTGTTCGCCATGAATATGCACAAGGTAAAGGAGCTGTCATTAGAAGAATGTTCCGAGAAATTGATGCTGAAGCATATATAATGATTGATGCTGATGATACATATCCTGTACAAGCGATTCCGGACATGTATCGAAAAGTAGTTGATAAGAAAGTTGATATGGTTGTGGGTGATAGACTATCCTCAACGTATTTCGAAGAAAATACACGTCCATTTCATAATATCGGTAACACCTTGGTACGTGGTCTCATAAATACTTTGTTTAAGACAAATATTAAAGATATTCTTACGGGATATCGCGCATTTAGTTATCAATTTGTCAAAACATTCCCAGTATTGTCTAGAGGATTTGAGATTGAAACAGAGATGTCGATTCATGCCACTGAATTTAAGATGTTGGTTGAAAATCAAATTATTGAATATCGAGATCGACCTGAAGGGTCTGAGTCTAAACTTGATACATATGGGGATGGATTACGGGTACTAAAAACTGTCGTCAATTTATATCGTATCTATCATCCTTTTGCGTTTTTCGGTATATCTGCTGGAATTGTGTCACTCATATCACTGCTATTGTTTGCCTTTCGTGTTTTTGTTCCATACTATCACACGGGGAGAGTTGATAATATGCCAACGCTAGTCGTTACGATGATTTTATTCAGTGTAGCTGTCACTGCTTTTTTTGCTGGAGCCATTTTGAATGCTATTCAATCAAGCAACAAGCGAAATTTTGAGTTGAATTTAATAAATGCAAATGAAAAAATTAAAAAGTATTCAAATGAATAA
- a CDS encoding glycosyltransferase family 2 protein: protein MESTVQQRLKKNILSLVVPVHNEEATINIFYNTIEKLKPNLTADVHYHFIDDGSTDSTLSILRDLSKINDNVHYISFSRNFGKEAGLYAGLQQADGDYVAVMDVDLQDPPELLPEMLREVQDGEYDAVGTRRANRNGEAKIRSWFSEQFYTWMNKISQTHLVDGARDYRVMTRQMVDAILSLSENQRFSKGIFTWVGFNTKYIPFENRERVAGNTSWSFWSLTKYAIEGVVSFSTVPLTVITVLGLLSFALSLLSAAFIVIRALVNNNSVAGWPSMVTIVLFIGGIQLLSLGVIGRYMAAIFLETKKRPIFIKKEEN from the coding sequence ATGGAAAGTACAGTCCAACAACGCTTAAAGAAAAATATATTATCACTAGTTGTTCCTGTTCATAATGAAGAGGCAACAATCAATATTTTCTATAATACTATTGAGAAGCTTAAACCTAATTTGACTGCTGATGTTCATTATCATTTTATTGATGATGGCTCGACAGACAGTACACTATCAATCTTGCGAGATTTATCTAAAATTAATGATAATGTTCATTATATTAGTTTTTCTCGTAATTTTGGTAAAGAAGCAGGCCTTTATGCTGGGTTACAGCAAGCCGATGGTGACTATGTAGCTGTTATGGATGTTGATTTGCAAGATCCACCTGAACTTTTGCCAGAAATGCTGAGAGAGGTTCAAGACGGTGAATATGATGCTGTTGGAACCCGTAGAGCCAATCGTAATGGCGAGGCAAAGATTCGGTCATGGTTTTCCGAGCAATTTTATACTTGGATGAACAAGATTAGTCAAACGCACCTTGTTGATGGCGCACGAGATTACCGTGTCATGACTCGGCAGATGGTAGATGCTATTTTGTCACTAAGTGAAAATCAACGCTTTAGTAAGGGTATCTTTACTTGGGTTGGTTTTAACACCAAATACATACCATTTGAAAATCGCGAGCGTGTTGCGGGGAACACGTCATGGTCATTCTGGTCATTAACAAAATATGCTATTGAAGGAGTAGTTTCATTTTCAACGGTACCTTTAACTGTGATAACGGTGCTAGGGCTATTATCCTTCGCTTTGTCACTATTAAGCGCAGCTTTTATAGTTATTAGGGCGCTGGTTAATAATAATAGTGTGGCCGGATGGCCATCAATGGTAACTATTGTATTATTTATTGGCGGTATTCAATTACTCAGTTTGGGTGTCATCGGTCGGTATATGGCCGCTATTTTCTTAGAAACGAAGAAGCGCCCTATTTTTATTAAGAAAGAGGAAAATTAG
- the glf gene encoding UDP-galactopyranose mutase has product MTNQFNTKNYDYLIVGAGPFGMIFAHEAAKRGKRSLVVEKRPYIGGNTHTHTEHGITVHDFGAHIFHTDNKEVWDYIRKFAEFNGYQNQVVANYKGTLYNLPFNMNTFYQMWGTKTPDEAHAKIEEQKQIALKDLGDRQPRNLEEQAISLIGTDIYNKLIKGYTEKQWGRKATELPAFIIKRLPVRFIYDNNYFNHRYQGIPVGGYTQIFENMVAESNGLVDVLTDTDFFDYKETLLSEFPRVLYTGMIDQFFDYKFGELEYRSLRFEHEVIDSNNYQGNAVINYTDSETPYTRVMEWKHLDGLADEGKTIITKEYPQEWDRSKEAYYPVNNDKNTQIYKAYATEARKSHPEIIFGGRLGKYRYFDMDQVFNDAFNTVRQEFGIDQEFNFAHDQVK; this is encoded by the coding sequence ATGACAAATCAATTTAATACAAAAAACTATGACTATTTAATCGTTGGTGCAGGGCCATTTGGCATGATTTTTGCACACGAGGCTGCTAAACGTGGGAAGCGTTCACTTGTAGTTGAAAAACGTCCCTATATTGGTGGAAATACGCATACGCATACAGAACATGGTATTACTGTTCATGACTTTGGTGCACATATATTCCACACTGATAATAAAGAGGTGTGGGACTATATTCGTAAGTTTGCGGAATTTAATGGTTATCAAAACCAAGTTGTTGCCAACTATAAAGGTACGCTTTACAATTTGCCATTTAATATGAATACTTTCTATCAGATGTGGGGTACAAAAACACCTGATGAAGCACATGCAAAGATTGAAGAACAAAAGCAAATTGCATTAAAAGATCTTGGGGATCGCCAACCACGTAACTTAGAAGAGCAAGCAATCTCATTAATTGGAACAGATATCTATAACAAGCTCATTAAAGGTTATACGGAAAAACAATGGGGCCGGAAGGCTACTGAATTACCAGCCTTTATTATTAAGCGATTACCAGTTCGATTTATTTATGATAACAATTATTTCAATCATCGTTACCAAGGTATTCCTGTAGGCGGTTATACTCAGATTTTTGAAAATATGGTCGCAGAATCCAATGGATTAGTTGATGTTTTGACAGATACAGATTTCTTTGATTACAAGGAAACGTTGCTATCAGAATTCCCACGTGTTTTGTACACGGGCATGATTGATCAATTCTTTGATTATAAGTTTGGTGAATTAGAATACCGTTCACTACGTTTTGAGCATGAGGTTATTGATTCAAACAACTATCAAGGTAATGCCGTGATTAATTACACAGATTCCGAAACACCATACACGCGTGTAATGGAGTGGAAGCATTTGGACGGCCTCGCTGATGAAGGTAAAACAATCATCACAAAGGAATATCCACAGGAATGGGATCGATCAAAAGAAGCCTATTATCCTGTCAATAATGACAAGAACACACAAATATACAAAGCTTATGCCACAGAAGCTCGTAAGAGCCATCCAGAAATTATTTTTGGCGGTCGCTTGGGAAAGTATCGTTACTTTGATATGGACCAGGTCTTCAATGATGCATTCAATACTGTACGTCAAGAATTTGGTATTGATCAAGAATTTAATTTTGCACACGATCAAGTAAAATAA
- a CDS encoding DUF4422 domain-containing protein, whose amino-acid sequence MTLYIATHKPYIMPEDSDYQPIFVGAAQHDNVPDGYQSDAVGQNISTKNPNFNELTAIYWIRHNTDTPVVGLLHYRRYLGKKKGHNLSAILTESQTQELLKKADIILPQKRNYYIENQRDHYLHAHTAEPYNIMKGIIANDYPEYLPAFEKMEQSTSAHLFNMFIMPRRYFNEYADFIFEVLGKVEAKIDVDKLEGQEKRVYGFLSERLMDTWVNTKKLTVAECPVIELERTNWLDKGYNFLKRKFFPNTNKKVHF is encoded by the coding sequence GTGACTTTATACATTGCAACACATAAACCGTATATCATGCCAGAAGATAGCGACTATCAACCAATCTTTGTGGGAGCCGCCCAACATGATAATGTACCAGATGGCTATCAATCTGATGCTGTTGGACAAAATATTTCAACTAAAAATCCTAACTTTAATGAGCTAACTGCAATTTATTGGATTCGGCACAACACAGACACACCAGTCGTGGGGCTACTTCATTATCGCCGTTATTTGGGTAAAAAAAAGGGCCACAATCTATCGGCAATCCTAACTGAATCACAAACTCAGGAACTATTGAAAAAGGCTGATATTATTTTGCCTCAAAAGCGAAATTACTATATTGAAAATCAACGTGATCATTATTTACATGCACACACAGCCGAACCTTATAATATAATGAAGGGAATTATTGCTAACGATTACCCTGAGTATTTACCGGCTTTTGAGAAAATGGAGCAGTCGACATCGGCACATCTTTTTAACATGTTTATCATGCCGCGTAGGTATTTCAATGAGTACGCAGATTTTATTTTTGAAGTGCTTGGTAAAGTGGAAGCAAAGATAGATGTGGACAAGCTCGAGGGTCAAGAAAAACGTGTCTATGGTTTTCTAAGTGAACGATTAATGGATACTTGGGTTAATACGAAAAAGCTCACTGTAGCAGAGTGCCCAGTAATAGAATTAGAGCGCACAAACTGGTTAGATAAAGGGTATAATTTCCTTAAAAGAAAGTTTTTCCCAAACACAAATAAAAAGGTACATTTCTAA
- a CDS encoding O-antigen ligase family protein encodes MAAFLLPITFFPKTYSYSFAETTMMIAFPVFALLILLQIYRFPSRIAKIIPSAQSFLLAGFFLVMQFISMFLSYQRSGDSIQTTGIIRSMIFLAGWIVTVYMSWALIVLTVTNHKEERLFIKSGLISLLIYMVIVLVPQLLVTLNNFSIRPYVNAIAHLFERHWMGRDFYAAGSYAVNNYRLNGFEPEAAFLANLLGVVYLPIILGIAITKQNFWHFKKHVALEKWFNWAFIGSILMFLVLARTTTGLITLVVAAVLWFLWSKRDDKIILIIFGIIAIVGIVLGYFFVQPIHDIFYNFLFNKQGTSNRLGGTIALVLTFLSHPLFGVGYGFTGYFIMDYVPKSTTYNPEFQQVYKHIGYPVLSDGIGWFATYGLVIMIPALWMLARLIIRSLVVQRELKIRQPENWQWHLGTQISFMIMIILVAVSSLFVIQIFLWPYLLMFFFYRQMLINQEKELAL; translated from the coding sequence GTGGCAGCTTTTTTACTACCAATCACATTTTTTCCTAAAACATATTCATATAGTTTTGCTGAAACAACAATGATGATTGCTTTTCCAGTATTTGCACTTCTAATATTGTTGCAGATATATCGCTTTCCATCTCGCATTGCAAAAATTATTCCTAGCGCGCAATCTTTTTTGCTAGCGGGATTTTTTTTGGTTATGCAATTCATCTCAATGTTTTTAAGTTATCAGCGTTCTGGTGATTCGATTCAAACAACTGGCATTATTCGTTCAATGATCTTTTTAGCGGGGTGGATTGTCACTGTTTATATGTCTTGGGCATTAATCGTCCTCACAGTTACTAATCATAAAGAGGAGCGATTATTTATTAAAAGTGGACTGATTAGTTTGCTAATATATATGGTAATCGTTTTGGTACCACAATTGTTGGTGACACTCAACAATTTTTCTATACGGCCGTATGTTAATGCCATTGCACATTTGTTCGAGCGACATTGGATGGGACGCGATTTCTATGCAGCAGGTAGCTACGCAGTTAACAATTATCGATTGAATGGTTTTGAACCTGAAGCTGCTTTTTTAGCTAACCTATTAGGTGTCGTTTATTTACCAATCATTTTAGGTATCGCGATAACAAAACAAAATTTTTGGCATTTTAAAAAACATGTTGCACTAGAAAAATGGTTTAACTGGGCCTTTATTGGCTCAATTTTAATGTTTTTGGTACTTGCTCGAACAACAACAGGATTAATCACATTGGTCGTTGCTGCTGTACTTTGGTTTTTATGGAGTAAACGCGATGATAAAATTATTTTAATTATTTTTGGTATAATTGCTATTGTTGGTATTGTATTGGGATATTTCTTCGTGCAGCCAATACATGATATTTTTTATAATTTCTTATTCAACAAACAAGGGACTTCTAATCGACTAGGTGGCACCATTGCCTTAGTGCTTACATTCCTATCACACCCACTCTTTGGTGTTGGTTATGGTTTCACGGGATATTTCATTATGGATTACGTGCCAAAGTCTACGACATATAATCCAGAGTTTCAGCAGGTGTACAAGCACATCGGTTACCCTGTGCTCAGTGATGGAATTGGTTGGTTTGCGACGTATGGTTTGGTTATCATGATACCAGCATTGTGGATGCTAGCTCGTTTAATTATACGTTCGTTGGTAGTACAACGCGAGCTTAAAATACGTCAACCAGAAAATTGGCAATGGCATTTAGGCACTCAAATTAGCTTTATGATTATGATCATCTTAGTCGCTGTATCGTCGTTGTTTGTTATTCAAATTTTCTTATGGCCATATTTGTTGATGTTTTTCTTTTATCGGCAAATGCTAATTAATCAAGAAAAGGAGTTAGCATTGTGA
- a CDS encoding Wzz/FepE/Etk N-terminal domain-containing protein, with translation MSFSLIDLVKRLLKNSWWILILGIVVGASLFTYAKHSVLTAYTAERYVIVAKDNTGVKDPNSRVQADQMLINTYKKIASDSSVVNQAKKLSTVSVTKKEIVSAITVSQPDQTLMMRFSASAATAKKSVAIANAYAKAFSIEGSKLYPDMAKPLLLSSAKKADVLSGTVYSPKKLAVFGFAFGITLGAFIVLLTGIFQNYKRMMTKTTK, from the coding sequence ATGAGTTTTTCGTTAATAGATTTAGTTAAACGACTATTGAAAAATAGTTGGTGGATTCTTATTCTGGGGATTGTTGTAGGAGCATCTCTCTTTACATATGCAAAACATTCCGTACTGACAGCATATACGGCTGAACGATATGTTATTGTTGCAAAAGACAACACTGGAGTTAAGGATCCAAATTCTCGTGTGCAAGCGGATCAAATGTTAATTAACACTTATAAAAAGATTGCTAGTGATTCATCAGTCGTTAATCAAGCTAAAAAACTATCCACAGTGTCTGTTACAAAAAAAGAAATCGTAAGCGCAATTACAGTTTCACAGCCAGATCAAACCCTTATGATGCGCTTTAGTGCTTCTGCCGCAACAGCTAAAAAGTCAGTTGCAATTGCCAATGCGTATGCTAAAGCATTTTCAATCGAAGGAAGCAAGTTATACCCTGACATGGCTAAGCCATTATTGTTATCCTCAGCAAAAAAGGCTGATGTGTTATCCGGAACAGTTTATAGTCCTAAAAAATTGGCCGTATTTGGGTTTGCCTTCGGGATTACATTAGGCGCATTTATCGTATTGCTTACTGGTATTTTTCAAAACTATAAGCGAATGATGACTAAGACAACAAAGTGA
- a CDS encoding sugar transferase, with amino-acid sequence MKRKLGYLTAKRGLDISVSLAAMFLLSPVFAIIALIIIKDKKTSKVIYAQERVGQYGKRFKIYKFQSMVDNADKILKQDADLYAKFVASGYKLPTAEDPRITKFGAFLRKTSLDELPQFWNTLNGTMSIIGPRPVVEDELVEYGDDIDKFLSVKPGVFGLWQASGRSNIEYPERAQMELDYVDRANLRFDFYILFKTVIAIFKRDGAF; translated from the coding sequence TTGAAACGCAAACTAGGTTATTTAACCGCAAAACGGGGTTTAGATATTAGCGTATCTTTGGCGGCGATGTTTCTATTGTCACCAGTGTTTGCTATTATTGCCTTAATTATTATTAAAGATAAGAAAACAAGTAAAGTTATTTATGCACAAGAGCGAGTTGGTCAATATGGAAAACGTTTTAAAATATATAAATTCCAATCCATGGTTGACAACGCTGACAAAATATTAAAACAAGACGCTGATTTATATGCTAAGTTTGTGGCTAGTGGTTATAAGCTACCTACAGCGGAAGATCCTCGAATCACTAAATTTGGTGCATTCTTGCGCAAAACATCTTTAGATGAGTTGCCACAGTTTTGGAATACTTTGAATGGAACGATGAGTATTATAGGACCAAGACCAGTTGTGGAGGATGAGTTAGTCGAATATGGAGATGATATTGATAAGTTTTTATCAGTAAAACCTGGCGTATTTGGCTTGTGGCAGGCCAGTGGTCGCAGTAATATTGAGTATCCAGAACGAGCACAGATGGAATTAGATTATGTTGATCGTGCTAATTTGCGATTTGATTTTTATATTTTGTTTAAAACAGTAATTGCAATATTTAAGCGCGATGGTGCATTTTAA